Sequence from the Marinitoga hydrogenitolerans DSM 16785 genome:
CTGAATTCTGTTTTGAATGTTTCTTTGAATACTGGAGAAATTATAAACTGTAAAAATAATAATAAACTTATTAATGCGGAAAAAAGCATTATTGGATATGTTAGAAGATTTTTTATATCATTATAATTTTTTATCCTGTTTGTATATATATTTTCTAGTCTTTCAAGCATTTTTAATAATTCTTTGTTGTCAGACGCTTTTGAAAGCGGTTTTCTAAATTCGTAATCAAAGTATATGTTCATGTCCATTGATTGTTTATATGGTATTCCAGATTTTATGTTGTTTATTAATAGATCAAGGGCTATTTTTATTCTCTGGGATACTTCCTGATTTTCTCTGATGTATATTATTGCATCGAAAAAGTTTAGCCCTGAGGATATAAAAGCTTTTAGCATTTTTATGAGTTTTGTATGTTCTTTTAGATTTAATTTTTTAAAGTTTATATGTTTTATGTATTCGAATTTTTCTATTTCTATGTCTTTATCAATGCTTTTTAATGCTTCTGTATCATTTTTACCTATAACATAACCTTTCATTGAAATGCTTAAATCTTTACCTTCAAAATAAAAAAGTTTCATTTTATCACCTTTATTAAACAATTTACTTTTATTTTATCATATTTTTGGTTATTTTGACAAATTGTCTTCTTAGTAATTAAACAAAAAATAGTAAAGTATATATGATATAATATAAATAATATAAAAAGGAACAGCTCCTGCGTATTATTATTTTTTGGTTTTATGGGTAATTAAGAGAAGATTTCGGAGGTGAGCCATGAGAAAAAAAATACCATATGGAAAACAAAATTTTGAATGGGTAATAATGCAGAATTATTATTACATAGACAGAACAGAATATATAGAAAAATTAGAATC
This genomic interval carries:
- a CDS encoding type II secretion system F family protein, which produces MKLFYFEGKDLSISMKGYVIGKNDTEALKSIDKDIEIEKFEYIKHINFKKLNLKEHTKLIKMLKAFISSGLNFFDAIIYIRENQEVSQRIKIALDLLINNIKSGIPYKQSMDMNIYFDYEFRKPLSKASDNKELLKMLERLENIYTNRIKNYNDIKNLLTYPIMLFSALISLLLFLQFIISPVFKETFKTEFSFTVSWVLLAITLSLTIAIIIFLKNKSKFDEILYKLPIIGKIYRKYSLLEFVETTMIFVESGDTTYTAFEKTAEILSSKKLKEEIINVLAQLEEGNNIIEIFKKTDLKEMVFSITLSKDLSDLKKPFEILEAELNLEINQAIQKIKKLLEPMLIMIISIIILEVAYGFYGGIFNTINNLGI
- a CDS encoding AAA family ATPase; translation: MRKKIPYGKQNFEWVIMQNYYYIDRTEYIEKLES